From one Leptospira kanakyensis genomic stretch:
- the modB gene encoding molybdate ABC transporter permease subunit gives MLVDPDPLLLTLKLALLTTVVLSVITVPIAYWLTFSSFRYRFVFETILNLPLVLPPTVLGFYLLLLFSPNHWFGGWIEEVFHFRIAFSFFGILIGSLLFSLPFMLQAFQVGFSSITKSYIETAMVLGKSKLTILFRVILPNCKAAILAGMVLTFAHTIGEFGVVLLIGGSIPGKTKVASIAIFEEVEAMNYFSAHVYAAMLVVISMTVLLLLFRYKRNLTMILAGKN, from the coding sequence ATGTTAGTTGATCCTGATCCTCTTCTTTTGACACTGAAACTTGCACTACTGACTACAGTTGTTTTAAGTGTCATCACTGTTCCTATTGCTTATTGGCTAACATTCTCTTCTTTTCGGTATCGTTTTGTTTTCGAAACCATTCTCAATTTGCCTCTGGTGTTACCTCCTACTGTACTTGGTTTTTATCTTTTGCTTCTTTTTAGCCCCAACCATTGGTTTGGCGGATGGATTGAGGAGGTATTTCATTTTCGCATTGCATTTAGTTTTTTTGGGATTCTAATTGGTTCATTGTTATTTAGTTTGCCTTTTATGTTGCAGGCTTTCCAAGTTGGATTTTCGTCCATAACGAAATCTTACATAGAAACAGCAATGGTTCTAGGTAAATCTAAACTGACTATTTTGTTCCGAGTGATCCTTCCGAATTGTAAGGCAGCCATATTAGCTGGGATGGTATTAACGTTTGCTCATACCATCGGTGAGTTTGGAGTAGTGCTTTTGATTGGTGGAAGTATTCCCGGAAAAACTAAAGTAGCTTCGATCGCAATTTTTGAAGAGGTGGAAGCTATGAATTATTTTTCAGCGCATGTATATGCAGCGATGTTAGTTGTTATTTCTATGACAGTTCTTCTTTTGCTCTTTCGTTATAAGAGGAATTTGACTATGATATTGGCCGGGAAAAATTAG
- the modA gene encoding molybdate ABC transporter substrate-binding protein, whose translation MKNFKTLILLSLIFVNGVFSETAEPDFNNPKGETEIFVAVAANFKSPFEDIRVIFLKQNPKIKITMVFGASGQLTSQIRNGAPVNLFLSADMDFPLALFNEGFTQNKPKVYAIGKLILMSHKEKNKSSSVSEHLLSENTKFIAIANPRTAPYGRAAEETLKYYGIYEKVKDKLVFGESITQVNQFLSTGSADFGFTSLSTAKSKENHNLFWQNIDSKSYSPIHQGVVIIKPKETPATEKNLALHQFFDFFSSKDVKSILTKYGYDSYEE comes from the coding sequence ATGAAAAACTTCAAAACCTTGATCTTGTTATCCTTAATCTTTGTGAACGGTGTTTTTTCTGAAACCGCAGAGCCTGATTTTAACAATCCCAAAGGTGAAACTGAGATCTTTGTGGCTGTGGCCGCAAACTTTAAGAGTCCATTTGAAGACATTCGGGTTATATTTTTAAAACAAAACCCAAAGATAAAAATTACTATGGTGTTCGGAGCTTCTGGCCAACTAACGAGTCAAATACGGAATGGTGCACCGGTAAATTTGTTTTTATCCGCAGATATGGATTTCCCTCTTGCCCTATTCAATGAAGGGTTTACTCAAAACAAACCAAAAGTATATGCCATTGGAAAATTGATACTCATGTCGCATAAGGAGAAAAACAAATCAAGTTCCGTTTCGGAACATCTTTTGAGTGAAAACACAAAGTTTATTGCCATTGCTAATCCGAGAACTGCTCCCTATGGTAGAGCGGCAGAAGAAACCTTGAAGTATTATGGGATTTATGAAAAGGTTAAGGATAAACTTGTTTTTGGTGAAAGTATCACTCAGGTCAATCAGTTCTTGTCGACTGGTTCTGCTGATTTTGGTTTTACTTCGCTCTCCACAGCAAAGTCCAAAGAAAATCACAATTTGTTTTGGCAAAATATCGATTCAAAATCCTATTCTCCCATCCACCAAGGTGTAGTCATCATTAAGCCTAAGGAAACTCCGGCCACAGAAAAGAATCTAGCACTCCATCAGTTCTTTGATTTTTTTTCTTCTAAGGATGTTAAATCCATTCTTACAAAATATGGTTATGATTCTTACGAAGAATGA
- a CDS encoding CPBP family intramembrane glutamic endopeptidase, whose translation MSVYKKFTIFFLSVILLSLLVSLLIYNLQMFAYHKNPETQLKPFHFSKILSRTTTVVLFISLIWFRKKIDKKSIQSLGLENFSINKHQLWIGFLAGILSLSLVVVVKIFFGVSTLAPKTWELFDLIKCLYFLGAVFCIAFVEELFFRGYLLQSWIGDLGEKKAAVYTSLFFSLTHFIRPISDPMIFVSEFIGLFLVGYILSLAWIYTRKLYLSIGIHAGWVYVVKMQPYFVDSIPHDNHLVFGGERLVSGGISWMFMILFVWFLKLSYDKTLENKNINLV comes from the coding sequence ATGTCTGTTTATAAAAAATTTACCATTTTTTTCCTATCCGTCATCCTCTTAAGTTTACTTGTCAGCTTACTTATTTACAACTTACAGATGTTTGCTTATCATAAAAATCCAGAGACTCAACTAAAACCATTTCATTTTTCAAAAATCCTTTCGCGGACAACTACGGTTGTACTTTTTATTTCACTGATTTGGTTTCGAAAAAAGATCGACAAAAAATCAATACAATCCCTCGGCCTTGAAAATTTTTCTATAAACAAACACCAACTCTGGATTGGATTTTTAGCCGGAATTTTATCATTATCACTTGTGGTTGTTGTTAAAATTTTCTTTGGTGTTTCTACCTTAGCACCAAAAACTTGGGAGTTATTCGATTTAATTAAATGTTTATATTTTTTAGGTGCAGTGTTTTGTATCGCATTTGTTGAAGAATTGTTTTTTCGAGGTTATCTTTTACAATCATGGATTGGTGATTTAGGAGAAAAAAAAGCTGCCGTATACACAAGTTTATTCTTTTCTCTCACTCATTTCATCCGACCCATTTCTGATCCTATGATTTTTGTATCTGAATTCATTGGACTATTTTTAGTAGGATACATTCTATCTTTAGCATGGATTTATACTCGTAAATTGTATCTCTCAATCGGAATCCATGCTGGTTGGGTTTACGTAGTTAAGATGCAGCCGTATTTTGTAGATTCCATCCCCCACGACAATCATTTGGTTTTCGGTGGAGAAAGGCTTGTCTCAGGTGGAATCTCTTGGATGTTTATGATCCTCTTTGTATGGTTTCTCAAACTTTCATACGATAAAACTTTAGAGAATAAAAATATAAATCTGGTATAA
- the lsa20 gene encoding LIC11469 family lipoprotein adhesin Lsa20, translating into MVRLFCNLTSVICFFVLMFAFSCGGEGERPKVSSTDTPISNPTKASKVSIFIKWETTKLPLQMEIREPSGAQSLVLWTTGSVQEGKRAPFGDLIPEDMLVLKPGSKKQFLLVMKNPTDSPVYFFAAPHSAMPVEHSFGFKFKCLCVNHAFTVPPKETWYRVVEIRLAPDFLGDQLTLTHNLIGISRERMLEFEKSAGKSIPTEMD; encoded by the coding sequence ATGGTTCGTTTATTCTGTAATTTAACCTCTGTTATATGTTTTTTTGTTCTGATGTTTGCCTTCTCCTGTGGAGGAGAAGGTGAGAGGCCGAAGGTTTCATCAACAGATACTCCTATATCTAATCCAACTAAAGCAAGTAAGGTGTCTATTTTTATCAAATGGGAGACAACCAAACTTCCTTTACAAATGGAAATTCGTGAACCTAGTGGAGCACAAAGTTTGGTTTTATGGACTACTGGTTCAGTTCAGGAAGGAAAACGGGCTCCATTTGGGGATTTGATTCCTGAGGATATGCTCGTTTTAAAACCAGGTTCCAAAAAACAATTTTTACTCGTGATGAAAAACCCAACGGATTCCCCTGTTTATTTTTTTGCTGCTCCACATTCCGCGATGCCAGTGGAACATAGTTTTGGATTCAAATTCAAATGCCTTTGTGTCAATCATGCATTTACCGTTCCACCAAAGGAAACTTGGTATCGTGTTGTAGAAATTCGTTTGGCACCTGATTTTTTAGGGGATCAATTGACTTTAACGCATAACCTAATAGGAATTAGTCGAGAAAGGATGTTGGAATTTGAAAAAAGTGCAGGAAAATCGATCCCGACTGAGATGGACTGA
- a CDS encoding NADase-type glycan-binding domain-containing protein has protein sequence MKFRSYLLPFLVLTSLLVMNCGKKLHFSMVTSTSMENGLPFFVLDGKEWKAEPGAEFVKLHFYADNAFSLSKVSIESCSGQFKDRIAAYVNFDEVYASTDVQNSNSEVIFDPVVQARSVTLNFQRNQNICLKSVKFYDEKKKSYRTYAPEIISGSVTASETASPEPTYSVMNLFDSKYENGYASVKGGVGVTFNFDFAEKKKISVIKIWNGYQRSDVHCIKNGRVKSFLLTGDDGYSAKINVEDTMGSQEITLPTPYKGQKLSMKVDEIYPGLTEKGIVLSELRFGHDGDWFAMDTLPKSKATASQNFDAFTKAALRKVLNRGLTGREVTEVAEGEVTDLPAGADNEVSVEENLDPPTASDWTIRLRSDGTFFLEGSTARTNYDAGEESSNRFYGMGNYEVKETSPGKIHLRIFGFLRKQTFTNFLDYGEGDCNGCGRDCNQVKNPDPNNTEKIFQEFVTLQVRGKQYYLTNSKKTENLDFSTLELSLE, from the coding sequence ATGAAATTTAGATCCTATTTACTTCCCTTTCTGGTCTTAACATCCCTACTAGTTATGAATTGTGGCAAAAAACTCCACTTTTCAATGGTGACATCCACATCGATGGAAAATGGACTCCCCTTTTTCGTGTTAGATGGTAAAGAGTGGAAGGCGGAACCGGGAGCTGAATTTGTCAAATTACATTTTTATGCGGACAATGCGTTCTCTCTCAGTAAAGTTTCTATTGAGTCTTGTTCGGGCCAGTTCAAAGACCGTATCGCAGCCTATGTAAATTTTGACGAAGTGTATGCAAGTACAGATGTTCAAAATTCAAATTCAGAAGTCATTTTTGACCCCGTGGTGCAGGCAAGGTCAGTGACTTTGAATTTTCAGAGAAACCAAAATATTTGCCTTAAATCTGTGAAGTTTTATGATGAAAAGAAAAAATCATACAGAACATACGCTCCTGAAATTATATCAGGTTCGGTGACTGCTTCGGAAACAGCATCACCAGAACCAACATATTCAGTAATGAATCTTTTTGATTCTAAATATGAAAATGGATATGCTTCTGTCAAAGGAGGTGTCGGAGTCACATTTAACTTTGATTTTGCGGAAAAGAAAAAGATTTCTGTAATTAAAATTTGGAATGGATACCAACGTTCCGATGTTCATTGTATAAAAAATGGACGAGTGAAATCTTTTCTTTTAACTGGAGATGATGGTTATTCTGCAAAGATAAATGTAGAAGATACAATGGGAAGCCAAGAGATCACACTTCCCACTCCTTATAAGGGACAAAAACTATCGATGAAGGTAGACGAAATTTACCCAGGTTTAACCGAAAAGGGAATCGTTTTATCCGAGTTACGTTTTGGACATGATGGGGATTGGTTTGCGATGGACACACTTCCCAAATCCAAGGCGACAGCTTCCCAAAATTTTGATGCCTTTACGAAAGCCGCTTTACGGAAAGTATTGAATCGTGGTTTGACAGGAAGGGAAGTGACTGAGGTAGCGGAAGGTGAGGTAACAGACCTACCGGCAGGTGCAGATAACGAAGTTTCGGTAGAAGAAAATTTGGATCCACCAACTGCTTCTGATTGGACCATTCGTTTGCGTTCCGATGGAACTTTCTTTTTAGAGGGTTCAACGGCTCGTACCAATTACGACGCGGGCGAAGAAAGTTCGAATCGATTTTATGGAATGGGAAATTATGAAGTCAAAGAAACTAGTCCAGGAAAAATTCATCTCCGTATTTTTGGATTCCTTCGCAAACAAACATTCACTAATTTTTTAGATTATGGTGAAGGTGATTGTAATGGTTGTGGGCGAGATTGTAACCAAGTCAAAAATCCAGACCCAAACAACACTGAGAAAATTTTTCAGGAGTTCGTCACTTTACAAGTTCGAGGCAAACAATATTACTTAACCAATTCTAAAAAAACGGAAAATCTTGATTTTTCAACCTTAGAATTAAGTTTAGAATAA
- a CDS encoding thioredoxin domain-containing protein, which produces MNFMPILVLVFFFQLFSCGENPKQDRFLPETLPSEEVVKLSLSSDSNLAKLREVANIKGQTLTEWKESERSFVTDQEISKYWSVEKKILPREISDTDSIDRLRESIRIRIVWSRLFHKSGLKWKEKSYEIGKKEILAKLNLKSSPKFGSSSAKWVVIEWSDYLCNFCRETFPHTKNILSKYKSQIFYIHKDFPLDGDSEEGLLPLALGRCLWEKDPERFTFHMQGLYANAKKIYKGEDLYVSEWGSYPDCQPQNLKSIYFEKVRIDMKEAAALGVNSVPSFWVNGRWVVGALNAETWERVLKDTMSH; this is translated from the coding sequence ATGAATTTTATGCCTATCTTAGTGCTTGTATTTTTCTTTCAGTTATTTTCCTGCGGGGAGAATCCAAAACAGGATCGGTTTTTGCCTGAAACATTACCTTCGGAAGAGGTTGTCAAACTATCACTTTCGTCTGACTCGAATTTGGCGAAGTTACGGGAAGTTGCGAATATAAAAGGGCAAACGTTAACGGAATGGAAAGAGTCAGAACGTTCGTTTGTCACTGACCAAGAAATATCAAAGTATTGGTCGGTAGAAAAAAAAATTTTGCCAAGGGAGATTTCGGATACAGATTCAATTGACCGCTTGCGAGAATCGATTCGGATCCGCATTGTTTGGAGTCGTTTGTTCCACAAGTCAGGACTTAAATGGAAAGAAAAATCTTACGAGATTGGGAAAAAAGAAATTTTAGCAAAATTAAATTTGAAAAGTTCACCTAAGTTTGGTTCTTCGAGTGCTAAATGGGTAGTGATTGAGTGGAGCGATTACTTATGTAACTTTTGTCGTGAAACATTCCCTCATACAAAGAATATACTTTCCAAATACAAATCTCAAATTTTTTACATACACAAAGATTTCCCTTTGGATGGAGATTCCGAAGAAGGTTTACTTCCTTTAGCATTGGGTAGGTGTTTATGGGAAAAAGATCCTGAGAGGTTTACATTCCATATGCAAGGGTTATATGCGAATGCTAAAAAAATATATAAAGGTGAAGATTTATATGTGAGTGAGTGGGGATCCTATCCAGATTGCCAACCGCAAAATTTAAAATCTATCTACTTCGAAAAAGTGCGAATTGATATGAAAGAAGCTGCAGCACTCGGAGTGAATTCTGTTCCCAGTTTTTGGGTGAATGGGCGGTGGGTGGTTGGGGCCTTAAATGCAGAAACTTGGGAACGAGTTTTAAAAGATACGATGAGTCATTAA
- a CDS encoding ankyrin repeat domain-containing protein: MNTEKKLPQMNPFHGGIIPIIRLFTPAILTFVLIFIVRLSSNDESWKRNLLAVSFFCYYIAVSVFGMLRVTSAVDEIFGEEDVVEDKKSQMIRARHSVRVFFSLWFVGGVAILAGLYVGMSKNRWDMPIPLPSLQILSSVIWAILSSLLLQLMSFQRGLKLKKGGSTKTYITNSFFVYGFLIFLFPIYFLLYAGNGKILNIPYLIAFTLPTNLILVYLIIRKYKSVMLILGDHSELFFHPDSKSAAKKAFTAFLLLFVLISLFFLDYSRRKKLLWIYSARENHIFLFQTLQLFGVGVNEMDEHKYTPLFWAIQGGSLPFVQSILKEGADVEAINEFGQTPLILAVLLKNEGIVKELVSFGCDTNRADSIEGQTPLILAARDGSPEIVEYLLEKKANPLLKNKKGQTALDLAFANGHQNIVKMLKLK; the protein is encoded by the coding sequence ATGAATACAGAAAAAAAACTTCCCCAGATGAATCCATTTCACGGTGGAATCATTCCTATCATCCGATTGTTTACACCTGCTATACTAACCTTTGTTTTGATTTTTATCGTTCGATTATCCTCTAACGATGAGTCTTGGAAACGTAACCTTTTGGCAGTTTCTTTTTTTTGTTATTATATCGCAGTTTCTGTTTTTGGGATGTTACGTGTTACATCTGCCGTGGATGAAATTTTCGGGGAAGAAGATGTAGTTGAAGATAAAAAATCTCAAATGATACGGGCCAGACATTCTGTTAGGGTATTTTTTTCCCTTTGGTTTGTCGGAGGAGTGGCCATTCTTGCCGGTTTATACGTTGGAATGAGTAAAAACCGTTGGGATATGCCCATCCCTCTCCCTTCATTACAGATACTCAGTTCTGTTATTTGGGCCATCCTTTCTTCGTTATTATTACAGCTAATGAGTTTTCAAAGAGGACTTAAACTTAAGAAAGGAGGATCCACAAAAACCTATATAACAAATAGTTTTTTTGTATATGGTTTTCTAATTTTTCTATTCCCGATATATTTTCTGTTATATGCAGGAAACGGAAAAATATTAAACATCCCATATCTAATCGCATTTACTTTACCTACAAATCTTATCTTGGTATATTTGATCATTCGAAAATATAAATCAGTGATGTTGATTTTGGGTGATCATTCTGAATTATTTTTTCATCCAGATTCTAAATCTGCGGCAAAAAAAGCATTCACTGCTTTTTTACTGTTATTTGTTTTGATTAGTTTATTCTTTTTAGATTATTCTAGAAGAAAAAAATTACTTTGGATTTACTCAGCTAGAGAAAATCATATTTTTCTTTTTCAGACGTTACAACTTTTCGGAGTTGGAGTGAATGAAATGGATGAACACAAATACACTCCTCTTTTTTGGGCGATCCAAGGTGGTTCGCTTCCATTTGTACAATCGATCCTCAAGGAAGGGGCCGATGTAGAAGCCATCAATGAATTTGGACAAACTCCATTGATACTAGCAGTATTACTTAAAAATGAAGGGATCGTGAAAGAGTTAGTTTCATTTGGTTGTGATACCAACCGTGCCGATTCAATTGAGGGTCAAACTCCATTGATTTTAGCGGCAAGGGATGGAAGTCCGGAAATAGTAGAATATCTTTTGGAAAAAAAAGCCAATCCCTTACTTAAAAATAAAAAGGGACAGACAGCTCTGGATCTTGCTTTCGCAAATGGACACCAAAATATAGTAAAGATGCTGAAATTAAAGTAA
- a CDS encoding parallel beta-helix domain-containing protein yields the protein MNFKKPFPSTRFYFNVNRLSRILLIICFFFLFTSEIFSRTIEVHEGESIQKAIDSLEKGDTVKVYPGIYHEFLFVDKTFFTLSGVIVNGRWPTLDGGGKLNDGVIGSGANFLIENFHIKNYKANGVMTQGAGNIIMRKLIVENTGIYGIYPTMGTNVLIEDTVSLGIADAAIYIGMCHNVDVRRNEVYGSVIGIEIENSTNVLIEGNTVYDNSAGIVAFALPGLPLKKVENVIIRNNFIFDNNHRNFAEPGALVAGVPPGIGIGVMAGDAVTIEGNIIRRNSFAGIGIGDNNLLPNSKSPDPDVEPNPDRNKVLENVFIDNGVRKWNDFISWIFYVIRILFSGNPIPESPNGGKVGVFPDGYDIVASGKGKDNCLIAPDSVTKIGTSSYEVCNPKETTEKIKTMIGDPKLGEAKSDERELGKQVFGAVCSGCHSMNIRTVGPPIKEIQEKYKKDVYGVVSFASMPKKVRAGFIEMPSQKYLGNEKLTAVSNYILNLKDEGAKGVVK from the coding sequence ATGAATTTTAAAAAACCTTTTCCATCTACTCGATTTTATTTTAATGTTAATCGTTTATCTCGCATACTACTCATTATATGTTTTTTCTTTTTGTTCACTAGCGAAATTTTTTCACGCACAATTGAAGTTCATGAAGGTGAATCCATCCAGAAGGCAATTGATTCTTTAGAAAAAGGAGATACGGTTAAAGTTTATCCTGGTATTTATCATGAATTTTTGTTTGTAGATAAAACATTTTTTACCCTATCTGGTGTGATAGTCAATGGTAGATGGCCAACTTTGGACGGAGGGGGTAAGTTGAATGATGGTGTGATTGGATCGGGTGCCAATTTCCTCATCGAAAATTTTCATATTAAAAATTATAAAGCAAACGGAGTGATGACCCAAGGAGCAGGGAATATCATCATGCGCAAACTCATTGTAGAAAACACCGGGATTTATGGAATTTATCCTACAATGGGAACCAATGTATTGATTGAAGATACCGTAAGTTTAGGGATTGCTGATGCAGCCATATATATTGGTATGTGCCACAACGTTGATGTTAGGCGAAATGAAGTGTATGGAAGTGTGATTGGGATTGAAATCGAAAATTCGACCAATGTATTAATTGAAGGAAATACTGTTTATGATAATTCAGCAGGAATTGTTGCCTTCGCTTTGCCCGGTCTTCCTTTAAAAAAAGTAGAAAATGTGATTATTCGAAATAACTTTATTTTTGATAACAATCATAGAAATTTTGCAGAGCCAGGTGCTCTTGTTGCTGGTGTTCCTCCTGGAATTGGGATTGGAGTGATGGCTGGCGATGCAGTAACCATTGAAGGTAATATCATTCGTAGAAATAGTTTTGCCGGGATTGGGATTGGTGATAATAACTTACTTCCGAATTCTAAGTCTCCAGATCCAGATGTAGAACCAAATCCAGACCGCAATAAAGTTCTAGAAAATGTTTTTATCGATAACGGAGTCCGCAAGTGGAATGATTTTATCTCCTGGATATTTTACGTGATAAGAATTCTATTTTCAGGAAATCCTATCCCCGAATCTCCTAACGGAGGGAAGGTGGGAGTTTTTCCAGATGGATATGATATTGTTGCCTCCGGTAAAGGCAAAGACAATTGTTTGATTGCGCCAGATTCAGTGACAAAAATTGGTACGAGTAGTTACGAAGTTTGTAATCCAAAAGAAACAACTGAAAAAATTAAAACTATGATTGGTGATCCGAAGTTGGGGGAAGCTAAATCAGACGAAAGAGAATTGGGGAAACAAGTGTTTGGTGCTGTGTGTTCTGGTTGCCATTCGATGAATATTCGCACAGTGGGACCCCCAATTAAAGAAATTCAGGAAAAATATAAAAAAGATGTTTATGGAGTTGTTTCCTTTGCTTCTATGCCTAAAAAAGTAAGAGCAGGTTTTATTGAAATGCCTTCTCAGAAATATTTAGGAAATGAGAAGTTAACAGCCGTTTCCAATTATATTTTGAATTTGAAAGATGAAGGGGCCAAAGGGGTGGTAAAATAA
- a CDS encoding cytochrome-c peroxidase has protein sequence MPPSDFFLSSICPSGWKKQNQFCVIDYKYIVSLEKNGGLGQPLPMPKLDPRVIDLGRYLFFDPILSGDKQLSCAHCHHPAYSLSDGRKQSIGNGGIGYGPNRKDGVTLKRSAPSLWNVVYMKNLFWDGRASSLEDQAEGPLYSPEEMGSSQEIIESRLNALPFYQKMFRQAYGVKEKKITAALVIDAISSFERSLVSFSSRFDKWSAGDKKAMSSEELLGYNVFRSFVARCAECHPPPMFTNNVFATIGTLDSGERDYGRESITGQELLRGSFRVPTLRNITKTAPYMHSGNLETLEEVINFYNEGGGRGNGASNDLRIHWHVRKMDLSEKEIKSLISFLGTLNDETNMPKIPKFVPSGLPVAIEFESYHHRSSK, from the coding sequence GTGCCACCTTCCGATTTTTTTCTTTCTTCGATTTGTCCCTCGGGATGGAAAAAACAGAATCAGTTTTGTGTAATTGATTACAAATACATTGTTTCATTAGAGAAAAATGGTGGTCTTGGCCAACCCCTTCCAATGCCTAAACTTGATCCCCGTGTGATAGATTTAGGAAGATATCTTTTTTTCGATCCAATTCTATCAGGTGATAAACAACTATCCTGTGCTCATTGTCACCATCCCGCGTATAGTTTATCCGATGGTAGAAAACAAAGTATTGGGAATGGTGGAATCGGATATGGGCCGAATCGAAAAGATGGAGTTACCTTAAAAAGGTCGGCACCAAGTTTATGGAATGTTGTTTATATGAAAAATTTATTTTGGGATGGGAGAGCTTCTAGTTTGGAAGACCAAGCAGAAGGGCCACTCTATTCTCCAGAAGAAATGGGAAGTTCGCAAGAAATAATCGAATCACGGTTGAATGCTCTCCCGTTTTACCAAAAAATGTTCCGCCAAGCCTATGGCGTAAAAGAAAAAAAAATAACAGCAGCGTTAGTCATTGATGCCATTTCTTCTTTTGAAAGGTCACTGGTTTCTTTTAGCAGTCGATTTGATAAATGGTCTGCCGGAGATAAAAAAGCAATGAGTAGCGAAGAATTGTTAGGTTATAATGTCTTTCGTTCTTTTGTAGCAAGATGTGCCGAATGCCATCCACCGCCAATGTTTACGAATAATGTTTTTGCTACCATTGGGACTCTTGATTCAGGAGAAAGAGACTATGGTAGAGAATCCATTACAGGACAAGAATTACTAAGAGGATCTTTTCGGGTTCCAACTTTGAGAAATATTACGAAAACCGCACCTTATATGCATTCGGGAAATTTAGAAACTTTAGAAGAAGTGATCAATTTTTATAATGAGGGCGGAGGAAGGGGGAACGGTGCTTCTAATGATCTCAGAATCCATTGGCATGTTAGAAAAATGGACCTTAGCGAAAAGGAAATTAAGTCTCTAATTTCATTTCTAGGTACATTGAATGATGAAACGAACATGCCAAAGATTCCTAAGTTTGTTCCATCTGGTCTACCCGTAGCCATTGAATTTGAATCATATCATCATCGGAGTTCCAAATAA